The sequence GCGATCTTGCCGATGCCTTCCATGCCGGGGCGCAGCTTGTCGCTGACCTGTTCGACATTGGCCTCGACGCGGAAAAAACTGCGTCCTTCGCGCGAACTGGTCACCGGCGTCAGATGCGAAATCACCAGCGGAAACACCTGACCCGGCAATGCCGTCAGCATCAGTTCGCCACGCAGTCCTTCGCGGATGCCGGTGATGTCGCTTTCATCGACCTCGAGGATGACCCGATACGCGTTGAGCGGCGCAACCTCGAACAAGGTCTGGCCGCGCTTGACCGCACTGCCCAGCGCTTGCGACAGGTCGCCGCTAACAACAATGCCATCGAGCGGCGCCGTGATGCTGGCACGCGCGAGCTGCTCGGCCAGCAAATCCATTTGCGCGCGCGCCTGCTGCACTTGCGCCAGCGAGATATTGAGCTGCACGCGGTCGGCCTTGGCCATCGCTTCCTGATACTGCTTGCTGTATTGCTCGGCCTGGCTGGCCCAGCGCAAATACTCCAGTTGCAGGTCGCGCTGGTCGAGCGTGGCCAGCACGGTGCCGGCCTTGATGACATCGCCGGCGCGCTGGCTGGCGGTGGCGACATAGCCATCGAAGGGTGCCACCAGCACGCGCCGGATTGCGCCTTCGAGTGCGGCATTGGCACCCACCGTGTAAGTGCTGCTGGCGATGCTGAAGAACAGCACCGCCAGCATCAGCAAGCCGGCGGCGAGCTTGCGGCCATAAAAGCGCGGGCCGGTAAATTTGATCAGCTGATCGCGGCCGAGGTCCTTGATGCGGGCCACCAGCAGCCGGTCATTGAGGCGTTTTTCTTCGAGGATGCGGCTGCACAGCGCCACCACTGCCTGGCACAGTTCGATCTCGGTGGGCGTGAACGGGCGCGCACCGGAACGCTCGAACGTGAAGCCGCCAACGACCAGGTTGCCGGTCGCGCCGACCACGAACGGGATCGTCAGCACATTGTCGCTACCATGCTGGCGCGCCAGCGCGGCGTGATCGCGCGTGACCAGCAACTGCGCCGCCGGGGCCGGCAATTGCAGCAGCGATTGCTGGTCGATGGCTTCGTCGATGGCGCTGCCGATGGCGCGGATCAGGTTCATGCGCTTGCCGATCTGAGCGCTGTGCGAAACCGCATCGACGCCGGTGTGATCGGTACGGCGAAACCCGACACTGACGCGGTCGCAATCGAAACGGATCGCCAGATCGGTCACCAGCGCGTGCGCAGCCGGCGTGAATTTTTGCTCGGTCATGGCAGAGGCAACCAGGTCCAGCGTCGTCATCAGGCGCTCGCGGGTGGTTTGCTCGTGACCGGATTGCTGACGCAGCAAGGCCGCCTCGATGCCTTGCAAACCCCATTGCAACTGGCGCGTCAGATCCTGCATGCCGGCGTCGCTGCGCAGCTGGGTTTGCACTGCGACCAACCCGTGCAGATGACCTTCGAGGATCACCGGATAAGCCAGCGCCGCCTGCGTGGCATCGGCCAGCAAGGTCGGCTGGCGCGACTCCAGCGCCAGCCCGGCGACCTCGGTCAGCAAACTGCCGGGCGCTTGCTGCGGCGGCCAGAAAGCCACCGGCAAAAACGGGCCGGTGTCAGGCGGACCGAGCACCATCACGGCACCGGTGGCGCCCTCGATCATCGCGCATTGCAATGCCAGCC comes from Actimicrobium sp. CCC2.4 and encodes:
- a CDS encoding HlyD family efflux transporter periplasmic adaptor subunit, translating into MSESADLAGTPQSLWQSFAAPIDTRQFGSAWLALQCAMIEGATGAVMVLGPPDTGPFLPVAFWPPQQAPGSLLTEVAGLALESRQPTLLADATQAALAYPVILEGHLHGLVAVQTQLRSDAGMQDLTRQLQWGLQGIEAALLRQQSGHEQTTRERLMTTLDLVASAMTEQKFTPAAHALVTDLAIRFDCDRVSVGFRRTDHTGVDAVSHSAQIGKRMNLIRAIGSAIDEAIDQQSLLQLPAPAAQLLVTRDHAALARQHGSDNVLTIPFVVGATGNLVVGGFTFERSGARPFTPTEIELCQAVVALCSRILEEKRLNDRLLVARIKDLGRDQLIKFTGPRFYGRKLAAGLLMLAVLFFSIASSTYTVGANAALEGAIRRVLVAPFDGYVATASQRAGDVIKAGTVLATLDQRDLQLEYLRWASQAEQYSKQYQEAMAKADRVQLNISLAQVQQARAQMDLLAEQLARASITAPLDGIVVSGDLSQALGSAVKRGQTLFEVAPLNAYRVILEVDESDITGIREGLRGELMLTALPGQVFPLVISHLTPVTSSREGRSFFRVEANVEQVSDKLRPGMEGIGKIAIGQRKLIWQWTHKLVDWLRLSVWSWI